The following are from one region of the Thermincola ferriacetica genome:
- a CDS encoding adenosylhomocysteinase: MKMDYLVRDIKLAPSGHLKIDWVKEHMPVLNEIRKEFEKTKPFAGKRIAVSIHLEAKTAYLGKVLKAGGADVVITGSNPLSTQDDVAAALVEDGLKVFAWYNATTEEYFDHLGKVLDTEPDIVIDDGGDLVNMLHSEKTHLLPKIIGGCEETTTGVLRLRAMEKEGLLKFPMIAVNDAYCKYLFDNRYGTGESVWTGIMRTTNLIVAGKTVVVAGYGWCGKGIAMKAKGLGAKVIVTEIDPIKAIEAHMDGFTVLPMDEAAKYGDVFITVTGCKDVIRGRHYKVMKNGALLANAGHFDVEINKPELLEGAKGKRVVRQNIEEFEMPDGRKIYLLAEGRLVNLAAGDGHPAEIMDMSFALQALSAKYILEEGKKLEKKVYRVPEEIDKKVAEIKLNSMDTSIDKLTPEQEKYLYGWKHGE; this comes from the coding sequence ATGAAAATGGATTATTTGGTTAGGGACATTAAACTGGCGCCCAGCGGTCACCTGAAAATAGACTGGGTAAAAGAACATATGCCTGTACTGAACGAAATTCGGAAGGAATTTGAAAAAACGAAACCTTTTGCCGGAAAAAGAATTGCTGTCAGTATCCATCTGGAGGCTAAAACCGCTTACTTAGGGAAGGTACTGAAAGCCGGCGGCGCTGACGTAGTCATCACCGGCAGCAACCCGTTATCTACTCAGGATGATGTGGCGGCAGCTCTGGTAGAAGACGGGCTGAAGGTTTTTGCCTGGTACAATGCGACGACAGAGGAATATTTCGACCACCTGGGCAAAGTTCTTGATACAGAACCCGATATCGTCATTGACGATGGCGGCGATTTGGTGAACATGCTGCACAGTGAGAAGACGCATTTACTGCCCAAGATTATCGGTGGCTGCGAAGAGACGACAACGGGGGTACTCCGCCTGCGGGCCATGGAGAAGGAAGGGCTGCTGAAATTCCCCATGATCGCAGTCAACGATGCTTACTGTAAGTACCTGTTTGATAACCGTTACGGAACGGGCGAGTCGGTTTGGACAGGTATTATGCGCACAACTAACCTGATTGTGGCAGGCAAGACCGTAGTTGTAGCCGGTTATGGTTGGTGCGGCAAAGGTATCGCTATGAAGGCCAAAGGCCTTGGCGCTAAAGTAATTGTTACGGAAATTGATCCGATCAAGGCCATTGAAGCCCATATGGACGGATTTACCGTTTTGCCCATGGATGAGGCCGCTAAATACGGAGATGTTTTCATTACCGTTACCGGGTGCAAAGATGTAATCAGGGGCAGGCATTATAAAGTCATGAAAAACGGCGCTTTGCTGGCTAATGCCGGGCATTTTGATGTGGAAATAAACAAGCCCGAATTGTTGGAAGGCGCCAAAGGGAAGCGGGTGGTCCGGCAAAATATTGAGGAGTTCGAAATGCCTGATGGCAGAAAAATATACCTGTTGGCTGAAGGCAGGCTTGTTAACCTGGCTGCCGGTGACGGGCACCCGGCGGAAATCATGGATATGTCTTTTGCCCTACAGGCCCTTTCCGCGAAATATATTCTGGAAGAAGGTAAAAAACTGGAGAAAAAGGTTTACAGGGTACCTGAGGAAATAGACAAAAAAGTAGCAGAGATTAAACTGAATTCTATGGATACCAGTATTGATAAATTGACTCCCGAACAGGAAAAATACCTGTATGGGTGGAAACACGGTGAATAA
- a CDS encoding aldolase, giving the protein MLLKEFQLVGGGLFAAGLNNSHSGNLSVRAGKKIIITRRGSMLGHLTEKDLIETDLLKDGPEHNLVSREIGVHRAVYLHTSAQALVHAHPIFATALSLVEDEIEPIDAEGKYYLKKVPVLTVRETIGSAEVAEKLPLLLRENKIVVVKGHGTFAGGKTLEEAYQWTTSLEHACKILYYTRTLRAR; this is encoded by the coding sequence GTGCTGCTGAAGGAATTTCAATTGGTAGGCGGCGGCCTTTTTGCCGCCGGTTTAAATAATTCGCATAGCGGCAACCTTAGTGTTAGAGCGGGAAAAAAGATAATTATTACCAGGCGGGGTTCCATGCTGGGCCACCTGACAGAGAAGGACCTTATTGAAACCGACCTGCTGAAAGATGGTCCCGAGCATAACCTTGTATCCCGGGAAATCGGGGTGCACAGGGCAGTGTACCTGCATACTTCGGCCCAGGCGTTAGTCCATGCCCACCCCATTTTTGCCACGGCTTTGTCCTTGGTGGAAGATGAAATTGAACCCATTGATGCTGAAGGTAAATACTACTTAAAGAAAGTGCCGGTGCTAACCGTCCGGGAAACAATAGGTTCGGCTGAGGTTGCCGAAAAGCTTCCGCTTTTGCTTCGGGAAAACAAAATTGTGGTGGTGAAAGGGCATGGCACTTTTGCAGGAGGGAAAACGCTGGAGGAAGCTTACCAGTGGACAACTTCGCTGGAACATGCGTGCAAAATTCTATATTACACACGCACTTTGCGTGCACGTTAA
- a CDS encoding amidohydrolase, producing MKKIIKNVDVLPMTEEGLVLRDAVVVIEGHTIKYVGAAEGLEAGWAAAEEIDGAGMLLLPGFINAHTHAAMTLLRSYADDLPLMQWLQERIWPLEEKLTAEDVYWGTKLCILEMIKSGTTTFADMYFFMEDVARAVEETGIRACLSRGMIGVAPTGLQALVESEALIEKWQEGADGRITVMLGPHAPYTCPPDYLEKVMALAEKYKVGIHIHLSETLQENNDIRKMYGKSPVAHLNDLGLFEYPVLAAHCVHVSPEDIKILQAKKVGVAHNPESNMKLASGIAPVPEMLAAGVAVGLGTDGAASNNNLDMLEEMRSAALLHKVNKMDPTTIPSYKALEMATTGSAQVVGLGDQVGKIAPGYKADMILINTEKAHLYPKHDYFAHIVYAAQSSDVDTVIINGSIVMRGREMTCCDEKEVLRQAQRCAERLIG from the coding sequence ATGAAAAAAATCATCAAAAACGTTGATGTATTGCCAATGACCGAAGAAGGCCTTGTGCTCAGGGATGCTGTAGTAGTTATTGAAGGGCACACGATAAAGTATGTCGGGGCGGCTGAAGGGCTGGAAGCAGGATGGGCTGCAGCCGAGGAAATTGACGGAGCCGGTATGCTTTTGCTACCTGGTTTTATCAATGCGCATACTCATGCGGCTATGACTTTGCTCCGGAGTTATGCCGACGATCTGCCCTTGATGCAGTGGCTGCAAGAGCGTATCTGGCCTTTGGAAGAAAAACTAACGGCAGAAGATGTATACTGGGGAACAAAACTCTGTATTTTAGAGATGATTAAGTCAGGTACCACAACTTTTGCCGATATGTATTTCTTTATGGAAGATGTGGCCAGGGCGGTAGAAGAAACGGGGATAAGAGCCTGCCTGTCAAGAGGAATGATAGGTGTTGCTCCTACCGGTCTCCAGGCGCTTGTAGAGAGCGAAGCGCTGATAGAAAAGTGGCAGGAGGGCGCCGATGGTAGAATAACTGTGATGCTTGGGCCTCACGCACCATATACATGCCCGCCCGATTACCTGGAAAAGGTGATGGCCCTGGCGGAAAAATATAAGGTCGGTATACATATTCATCTATCTGAAACATTGCAGGAAAACAATGACATCAGGAAAATGTACGGGAAATCACCGGTAGCGCATTTAAACGACTTGGGACTGTTTGAGTATCCGGTACTTGCTGCCCACTGTGTGCACGTCAGCCCGGAAGATATAAAAATTCTTCAAGCTAAAAAGGTCGGTGTCGCTCATAACCCGGAAAGCAATATGAAATTGGCCTCGGGCATTGCTCCTGTTCCCGAAATGCTTGCTGCCGGGGTTGCCGTGGGATTGGGAACCGACGGAGCGGCCAGTAACAATAACCTGGATATGCTGGAAGAAATGAGATCTGCTGCTTTGCTGCACAAAGTTAATAAAATGGACCCCACTACGATACCTTCATATAAAGCCCTGGAAATGGCCACAACCGGTTCAGCTCAGGTAGTTGGCCTTGGGGACCAAGTGGGCAAAATTGCACCGGGTTATAAGGCGGATATGATTTTAATTAATACGGAGAAAGCTCATTTATACCCGAAACACGACTATTTTGCCCATATTGTTTATGCTGCCCAGTCCTCTGATGTTGATACCGTAATAATTAACGGGAGTATCGTTATGAGAGGACGGGAAATGACGTGTTGTGACGAAAAGGAAGTTCTTCGGCAGGCTCAACGCTGTGCGGAAAGATTGATCGGATAG